In Callospermophilus lateralis isolate mCalLat2 chromosome 18, mCalLat2.hap1, whole genome shotgun sequence, one DNA window encodes the following:
- the Igflr1 gene encoding IGF-like family receptor 1 translates to MGTGCFLRVALLLMAQALPQPEASQYCGHLEYWNPDNKCCSRCLERFGPPPCPGLPGLESQPLSRLLDELEVLEELIVLLDPEPGPAGYMAYGTTRHLAARYGLPATWSTFAYSLRPSRSPLRALIEMVVAREPSASLGQLSVHLAHLGREDALRVLSKLG, encoded by the exons ATGGGGACCGGATGCTTCCTCCGTGTCGCCTTGCTGCTTATGGCTCAGGCCTTACCACAGCCGGAAGCCTCCCAGTACTGCGGCCACCTGGAGTACTGGAACCCTGACAACAAGTGCTGCAGCAGGTGCTTAGAGCGCTTCGGGCCGCCTCCCTGCCCAG GTCTGCCAGGTCTGGAGTCACAGCCCCTGTCTCGCCTCTTGGATGAACTGGAGGTGTTGGAGGAACTGATAGTGCTGTTGGATCCTGAGCCTGGGCCTGCTGGATATATGGCCTATGGCACCACTCGACACCTGGCTGCAAGATATGGGCTGCCTGCTACTTGGTCCACCTTTGCCTATTCACTGCGGCCCAGTCGCTCACCATTGCGGGCCCTGATCGAGATGGTGGTAGCAAGGGAGCCATCTGCCTCCCTGGGCCAGCTAAGTGTGCACCTGGCCCACCTAGGAAGGGAAGATGCACTAAGGGTGCTGTCCAAGCTTGGCTGA
- the Psenen gene encoding gamma-secretase subunit PEN-2, which translates to MNLERVSNEEKLNLCRKYYLGGFAFLPFLWLVNIFWFFREAFLAPAYTEQSQIKGYVWRSAVGFLFWVIVLTTWITIFQIYRPRWGALGDYLSFTIPLGTP; encoded by the exons ATGAACTTGGAGCGGGTGTCCAATGAGGAGAAGTTGAACCTGTGCCGGAAGTACTACTTGG GTGGGTTCGCGTTCCTGCCTTTTCTGTGGCTGGTCAACATCTTCTGGTTTTTCCGAGAGGCGTTCCTCGCCCCAGCCTACACAGAGCAGAGCCAAATCAAAGGCT ATGTCTGGCGCTCAGCTGTGGGCTTCCTCTTTTGGGTGATTGTGCTCACCACCTGGATCACCATCTTCCAGATCTACCGGCCCCGCTGGGGGGCCCTTGGAGACTACCTGTCCTTTACTATACCCTTGGGCACCCCCTGA